In Bacillus sp. SB49, a single window of DNA contains:
- a CDS encoding DndE family protein: protein MNFRLKTTVETAELLKGLQNSTGLTPNILARLAISLSVLIPEEPELVSSDSKGLEFNRNTLTGDRDYFYKAIIRQNAVREIHEDEYFPTMFNAHLSRGTKLLNEEYKHSGNYDKLLKNLLKLAEENIKGA, encoded by the coding sequence ATGAACTTTCGTCTGAAAACAACGGTTGAAACCGCAGAATTACTCAAAGGCCTTCAAAATTCCACCGGATTGACGCCAAATATTTTAGCTAGACTTGCAATCTCACTATCTGTATTAATCCCTGAAGAACCCGAGTTGGTCTCTTCCGATAGCAAAGGGTTAGAATTTAACCGGAATACCTTAACAGGTGACCGTGATTACTTTTATAAAGCAATAATTCGGCAAAATGCAGTGAGAGAGATTCATGAAGATGAGTACTTCCCCACTATGTTTAATGCACATTTGTCTAGAGGAACAAAGCTTTTAAACGAAGAATATAAGCACTCTGGTAATTATGATAAACTGCTTAAAAATTTACTTAAGCTTGCGGAAGAAAACATAAAGGGGGCGTAG
- a CDS encoding cysteine desulfurase family protein, producing MLYLDNSATTHILPEVKEAMETFLTSEYGNPSGKYYNLAINAESAISQAREHVSKLINSSSKEVIFTSGATESNNMVIKGVADYYSDKGKHIITSKAEHNAVLDVCVFLEEKGFEVTYLDVDQYGRVNPLEFQASIRKDTILATIMWGNNELGSLNDINYLSKICAENNILFHTDATQVMGKVEINWNDLDSVSFLSCSAHKMHGPKGVGALVIRADQYGRLIPFTPLLHGGGQENGIRSGTYSVHNIVGFGVAAKIAKNNLQKHMKHLWNLEEKLRKILMDQFADNIAFNSDDENKIPGVLNVRFKGLNNEVLLKKLAPVIAASSGSACSSAHPSHVLQATGLNLKEVRESIRFSFSPYTSIEEVDIFTEL from the coding sequence ATGCTCTATCTGGATAACAGCGCTACTACACATATTCTTCCAGAAGTAAAAGAAGCTATGGAAACGTTCCTAACATCTGAGTATGGAAACCCTTCAGGTAAATATTACAATTTAGCAATAAATGCAGAATCAGCAATTAGTCAAGCTAGAGAGCATGTTTCTAAGCTTATTAATTCATCGAGTAAAGAGGTCATTTTTACTAGTGGTGCTACAGAGAGTAATAATATGGTCATTAAAGGTGTTGCTGATTATTATTCAGATAAGGGAAAACACATAATTACATCAAAAGCAGAACATAATGCAGTACTAGATGTTTGCGTGTTTCTTGAAGAAAAAGGCTTTGAAGTTACTTATTTAGACGTTGATCAATATGGAAGAGTGAATCCTTTAGAATTTCAAGCTTCCATTAGAAAAGATACAATCCTAGCAACTATTATGTGGGGTAATAATGAACTTGGCTCACTTAATGATATTAATTATCTATCAAAAATCTGTGCGGAAAACAATATTCTATTTCACACCGACGCTACCCAAGTTATGGGTAAAGTAGAAATTAATTGGAATGATTTAGATAGTGTGAGCTTCTTGTCTTGTTCTGCACACAAAATGCACGGACCAAAAGGAGTCGGGGCGTTGGTCATTAGAGCAGATCAATATGGAAGACTAATCCCTTTTACTCCTCTTCTTCATGGTGGTGGGCAAGAGAATGGGATTAGAAGCGGAACCTACTCTGTCCATAATATTGTCGGCTTTGGCGTAGCAGCAAAAATAGCCAAAAATAATTTACAGAAACATATGAAACATCTATGGAATCTAGAAGAGAAACTGCGAAAAATACTGATGGATCAGTTTGCTGATAACATTGCATTTAATTCAGATGATGAAAATAAGATTCCTGGTGTCTTGAATGTTAGATTTAAAGGGTTAAATAACGAAGTTCTACTAAAGAAACTGGCACCTGTAATTGCTGCCTCTTCGGGATCCGCTTGTAGTAGCGCTCATCCTTCTCATGTTTTACAGGCCACGGGGTTAAATTTAAAGGAGGTTAGAGAGTCTATACGATTTTCCTTCTCCCCTTACACTAGCATAGAAGAAGTTGATATTTTCACGGAATTATAA
- a CDS encoding DNA phosphorothioation-associated protein 4 produces the protein MYNRRIRRPKDQEELYLRLTNKKEFGIFDTYKDIFMLSLVIGFLESERISFNESAEPIPWQVFKERTDEPLINLIAVLDTGDLSFAMNGSEEQFHSKITIAEEYACAGIKKLQELIMQDEKNALQIVIDYIQEFESISDCEELNKNRLLKDLNL, from the coding sequence ATGTACAATCGGAGAATAAGAAGGCCAAAAGATCAGGAAGAGCTATATTTAAGATTAACTAATAAAAAAGAATTTGGTATTTTTGACACGTATAAGGATATATTTATGCTGTCTTTGGTTATAGGATTCTTAGAAAGTGAACGTATTTCTTTTAATGAATCAGCAGAGCCAATTCCATGGCAAGTATTTAAAGAGCGTACGGACGAACCTTTGATTAATTTAATTGCTGTGCTAGATACAGGGGATCTTTCGTTCGCAATGAATGGATCAGAAGAACAGTTTCACAGTAAAATAACAATAGCTGAAGAGTATGCATGCGCTGGGATAAAAAAGTTACAAGAATTAATTATGCAAGATGAAAAAAATGCGTTACAAATAGTCATTGATTATATTCAAGAATTTGAATCGATTAGTGATTGTGAAGAGCTAAATAAAAATCGTTTATTAAAAGATTTGAACTTGTAA
- a CDS encoding AAA family ATPase, whose translation MIINKITLHNFRQYYGTQTIEFSNSNDKNVTVIHGENGSGKTALLNAFNWCLYGVTDLPDSNQLMNSQAVETTESGDTIAMFVEMEFISKEITYILKRSKTGRKNTGEIRNEESDVLLQFYEEGRLKKLSNPSVEINRVMPENLRNYFFFDGERIDSLSRHEDNGEIQDAVKIVMDLEIIDRGIKHIEDVGKEFQKEWISLADEKTKELLETEEALESEKTDLIEEEAQLKSNIKILTRQVADIDGQLNLVRGIEERYKERKELEANLKETKQKMDHKEDALSRLVSKYGYLAMSSILSEKAKEKFKSVGEPEGIVYPNLSTDLIEAILNKNVCICGQDLCNQQKKHLESLLGQLGPQNQTMLKNNLYSQIALILDKKEWFMEDVSTHERELYQLKELVRDIGNRLEEISHDLSNRSVENVSALENNRREHQEKSIKYQKRIGVIEHTLEDLDKRRREVAKQISKQQQIEDKAQLAKRRLNTSNKLKEVMQKIYVLKEKEVKTDLQETIEGVYSNFLRKGYKISLTDDFKLEVKNHYGEKVPLSQGERQITSLSFIGAIVDIARKHYQRKATKVINEGGIYPLVMDSPFGALDSNHRERVAEGIPKLSEQIIVIVSTSQWKGEVERSLSPYVSNHYELHYHDPRKNDSHEYTEIRRW comes from the coding sequence GTGATTATTAATAAAATTACTTTGCATAATTTTCGTCAATACTATGGAACCCAAACCATTGAGTTTTCCAATTCAAACGATAAAAATGTAACTGTCATTCATGGAGAGAACGGATCGGGAAAAACAGCGCTGCTTAATGCCTTTAACTGGTGCTTATACGGGGTAACGGACTTACCTGACTCTAACCAATTAATGAACTCACAGGCTGTTGAGACCACCGAAAGTGGAGATACTATAGCTATGTTTGTAGAAATGGAGTTTATATCTAAAGAAATCACCTACATACTTAAAAGAAGCAAGACAGGTAGGAAGAATACTGGAGAAATAAGAAATGAGGAAAGTGATGTACTGCTTCAATTTTATGAAGAGGGCCGGTTGAAAAAGCTTAGTAACCCTTCAGTAGAAATTAATAGAGTTATGCCTGAGAATTTAAGAAACTATTTCTTTTTTGATGGGGAACGAATAGACAGTTTATCCCGACATGAGGATAATGGTGAAATACAAGATGCTGTAAAAATAGTAATGGACCTAGAAATTATTGATAGAGGAATTAAACACATAGAGGATGTAGGAAAAGAATTCCAGAAAGAATGGATTAGCTTAGCGGATGAGAAAACAAAGGAATTACTAGAGACGGAAGAGGCCTTAGAGTCAGAAAAGACAGATCTTATAGAAGAAGAAGCACAATTAAAAAGTAATATAAAAATACTTACAAGACAAGTCGCAGATATAGACGGACAGTTGAACTTAGTGAGGGGTATTGAAGAAAGGTATAAGGAAAGAAAAGAACTGGAAGCGAATTTAAAAGAAACAAAACAAAAAATGGATCACAAAGAAGATGCTCTCAGTAGATTAGTAAGTAAATATGGCTACTTGGCGATGAGCAGCATTCTTTCAGAGAAGGCAAAAGAAAAATTTAAAAGTGTTGGTGAACCAGAGGGGATCGTTTATCCAAATTTATCTACTGATCTTATAGAAGCAATTCTGAATAAAAATGTCTGTATTTGTGGACAGGACTTATGTAATCAACAAAAAAAACATTTGGAATCTTTGTTGGGGCAATTGGGGCCGCAAAACCAAACGATGCTAAAGAATAATTTATATTCTCAAATAGCTCTAATTTTAGATAAAAAAGAGTGGTTTATGGAAGATGTATCCACACATGAGAGAGAACTGTATCAATTAAAAGAATTAGTTAGAGATATTGGAAACAGATTAGAAGAAATAAGCCATGACCTCAGTAATCGTAGTGTAGAGAATGTATCAGCTCTTGAGAATAATCGAAGGGAACACCAGGAGAAAAGTATTAAATATCAGAAGAGAATCGGAGTTATAGAACATACTTTAGAGGATCTTGATAAGAGAAGAAGAGAAGTAGCGAAACAAATTAGCAAGCAACAGCAGATAGAAGACAAAGCTCAATTAGCAAAAAGAAGACTAAACACCAGTAACAAACTTAAAGAAGTTATGCAGAAAATATACGTATTAAAAGAAAAAGAAGTGAAAACAGATCTTCAGGAAACGATAGAAGGGGTGTACAGTAATTTCTTACGCAAAGGATACAAAATATCTTTAACGGATGACTTTAAACTAGAGGTTAAGAATCATTATGGAGAAAAGGTACCATTATCTCAAGGGGAAAGGCAAATTACTAGTTTATCTTTTATTGGAGCAATTGTTGATATTGCGCGGAAGCATTATCAAAGAAAAGCAACGAAAGTAATAAATGAAGGTGGTATTTATCCATTAGTAATGGATTCTCCTTTTGGAGCTTTAGATTCTAATCATAGAGAAAGAGTCGCTGAAGGGATCCCGAAGCTCTCTGAACAAATAATAGTAATAGTCTCCACTTCTCAGTGGAAGGGCGAAGTAGAAAGGTCCTTGTCTCCTTATGTAAGTAATCACTATGAATTACATTATCATGATCCTCGAAAGAATGATTCACATGAATATACAGAAATACGGAGGTGGTAA